In Aminiphilus circumscriptus DSM 16581, the sequence ATTGAGACGGCGTTGCGTCGTTTGGAGGTGGGATAGATGTACTGGACGGAACGTATTCTTTCCAATGCGGAAACGAGAGACAACGGGACAGAATCCTTGTTTGAAGGAATGAGAGCGATCATCGGTGGCACAACCTACACGTTCTCCGAAGGAATTCTTCGGCAGGAAAGGCTGTATTCCGAGAAGCAGGAACAGACAAAGGAAGCGTTCGGTTTCAAGTGGAAGAAGAGGGACACCTACGAATCGCCTTCTGTGAAGCAGGCATGTCAGGAGTGGCTCCTGAAGCGCTATTTCGGAGGAGAATCGTCGGAAATAGCTTCGCTGCTTCATGGCCGTAAAAACTTCCTCGATGCCGGGTGCGGTTCCGGTTTTTCCTCTCTGCTGCTCTTTGGAGACCACCTTGCTTCCGTGCGCTACCTTGGCGTGGACATCTCCAATGCCGTTGATGTCGCCAAACAGCGTTTTGCAGAGAGAGGCCTTCCGGCGGAATTTCTGCAGGCGGACCTGACGAACCTCCCCTTTCGCGGCCCGGTATTCGATGTGATTTTTTCCGAAGGTGTTCTTCACCACACGAATTCAACGGAGAATGCCGTGTCCTATCTCGCCGGACTGCTTCGACGAGGAGGGATGTTCCTTTTTTATGTTTACAATAAAAAGGGGCCTGTTCGGGAATTCGTGGACGATTATGTCAGAAACCACATCCGGTCCATGAGCGACCAGGAAGCTTGGGATGCCTTGATGCCGCTTACCCGTCTCGGTGCGGCACTCGGAAGACTGCAGGTTGAAGTGGATGTGCCCGAGGCCGTTCCCTTTCTGGGGATTCCCAAAGGAAGGATCGATATCCAGAGGCTTTTTTATTGGTACGTGATGAAAGCCTATTATCGTCCCGACTGGACGGACGAAGAAATGAACCATGTGAATTTCGACTGGTATCGTCCGTCCAACTGTTGGAGGCAAACTCCGGAGGAAGTGACGCGATGGTGCGCGGAGGCGGAGTTGCGTATCCGAAAAATGGACGTGGAGGATGCGGGCATTACGGTCGTGGCGGAGAAGGTGTAATGCGTCTCCGGCAGAAAGGAGCACCTTCTTTGCTTGACAGGAAGTCGCTCCTTGCGCGTGTTGGGTGATCGACGTGGTCTTTCTGTCCCGATACGTCGATGCACTTTCCGCTCCCAGCTCGTCCAGGGGGGCTGGTCAGTGTTACTTTTCCATTGGTACGTTCTTCCATCCGGTTTAAACAGAGCTATGCGACGCTTTTTAGGAGTGCAGACCTTGCTCGCCCTGGCGTGGGGAATGCCTCTCTTCGTGTGGGGGCTTCGCTCCGAGCTGCTTCCGTGTGTTGCAGGGATGGCAAGCCTTGCGTTGCATCTCTTTTACAGTGACGCCAGAGGGTTGTGCAAAATATTGTCGGAACAGTGGCGGCCTCTGGAAGTGCTTCGTTTTCTGGTGACAAGGGTTCGAAGCGGTGTCTCGGTTTTCAGAAAAACCCAAGGGGAGTAGGAGGACGAAACCATGGTCAGAGTTGCCTTGTTGGGTGTGGAAGGATCAGCAAGAATCATGTAGAGGGGCTGTCGGGCTTGACCAACGTCGAGCTTGTGGCCTGTTGCGATGTGGTTCCTGCCCGGGCGGAGGCGCTTGCCTCGAAAACAGGTTGTTCGGCATATACGGACTATGAAAAATGCTTCTGGAGACGCAATGTGATGTGGTGTCCCTCTGCACGCCTTCGGGACTCCATCCTGCGCAAGCGGCGCTTGCCGCGAAATACGGCAGACATGTCCTCTCGGAGAAACCTTTGGGAATCCGTCTCGGTGATGTGAATGAGGTGATAAGGGCCTGCGATGCCGCGGGGGTTCATCTCTTCGTGGTGAAGCAGAACCGTTTCAACTGGACTGTTCGATTGGCACGACAGGCTTTGGAGATGGGGCGTTTCGGAAGAATCAACATGGTTCTTTCCAGTGTGCTTTGGGCGCGTCCCCAGGAGTATTATGATGCGGCCCGATGGTGGGGAACCTGGGAATACGACGGAGGATGTCTGTGCAATCAGGCGGCTCACTATGTGGATCTCGTGCAATGGATGGGTGGTGCGGTGGAGAGCGTTCAGGCCTACAGCCTCTCCGGTAAAAAGATCCTTGTGACCGGCAAGATATAACCAGCCCTCGGCTGTGGGGATGTAAGTGATATCCGTTACCCAGACTTGATTCGGGGCCTCCGTGACAAAGTTTTGTTCTAAAAGATTTGTGGCAACCGGCAGCTTGTGGTTTGCGTTTGTGGTTGCCTTGAACTTTTTGACCTGTTTGCAGCGAAGCCCCAGTTTCCTGCGAATCCGTTTGATCCGGTGAACTCCAATGTGAACGCCGTGGCAGGCAAGCTCTTTCTGCAGACGTTCCGGACCGTAGGTTTCTTCCGTTCTTTTATGAGCCGCTATGATTTCGAGTTCGAGCCGTTTTTCCTCTTGATTCCGGGGAGAATCCGGTCGTTTCAGCCAGGCGTAGTAGCCACTGGTTGAAACCTCCAGAACCCGGCATAGCCGAGGAACCGGATACTTCGATCGAAACCGCCTGATTACCGCGTACCGGACAGCGACTCCCGGGCAAAGTACGCGGCGGCTTTTTTAAGGAAACCCTGAACAAGCTTCTCGAAAAATGTTCACAGCGGGAGGAAAAGAGGAAATGCCCCGTAAAGACCACGTTTCCCGCACCTCTGGCAGCGGAATGTGAGGAATTATCTCCGTCTCCCGACCCTTTTTAACCCCGGTAGCGATTTTTAGAGACACTACCCCCTGTGGACAGGAGAAAACCTCTCGCCATGTAGAGATTGCACAGAGCGAAGAGCACGTACACGACACCGGTATTTTTGGCGAGACCTTTATAGCGCACTTTGGTGAATCCGAAGACGCATTTGACGACGTGGAAGACATGTTCAACCCGCGAACGGACTTTTGAAAGAAGACGGTTTTGCTCTTTCTCTTCTTCGGTGAGCTTTTTGTGCTTCGTGGCTCTTTTTTGGGTATAATCCACGGCGCGCGGGGCTTTCGTCCGGATCTCTTCGGTTTTGCCCATGTAGGCCGAATCTCCCCGGACTTCTTTTTCTTCTCCGTGCAGGAGTTCACCGATTCGGGTGGAGTCGTGCACGTTCGCCCCTTGGTGACGAGGCTGTGGACCTGTTTGCTTTCCTTGTCCACACCGACATGGACTTTCATACCGAAGTAGTACTGGTTGCCCTTCTTCGTGGAATGCATCTCCGGGTCGCGTTTCTTCTCCCGGTTTTTCGTCGATGAAGGAGCATGGATGATCGTGGCATCCACGATGGGCGAAGCGCCGCATGGACTCCACGTCATAGAGGGCTTCTTCTACACCGGGATCGCTGAGGTTGAACCAGTTCTGGAGAAAGTGGATCCGGAGCATTCTCTTCAGCCCTATGGGAGGACGTCCCTTTCCCTCTTTCGGATAGAAGGGTTCGAGAAGAGCGCAAAGCTCTTTCCAAGGGACTATCTGTTCCATTTCGGCGAGAAAGAGTTCCCGTTTTGTGGGTTTTCGGTATTTCTCGAACGAAATGGCGCTCGCGAAAGTTTTCTGTCGCTTCATCG encodes:
- a CDS encoding transposase, which translates into the protein MHDSTRIGELLHGEEKEVRGDSAYMGKTEEIRTKAPRAVDYTQKRATKHKKLTEEEKEQNRLLSKVRSRVEHVFHVVKCVFGFTKVRYKGLAKNTGVVYVLFALCNLYMARGFLLSTGGSVSKNRYRG
- a CDS encoding Gfo/Idh/MocA family oxidoreductase; the protein is MVLSSVLWARPQEYYDAARWWGTWEYDGGCLCNQAAHYVDLVQWMGGAVESVQAYSLSGKKILVTGKI
- a CDS encoding class I SAM-dependent methyltransferase, translating into MYWTERILSNAETRDNGTESLFEGMRAIIGGTTYTFSEGILRQERLYSEKQEQTKEAFGFKWKKRDTYESPSVKQACQEWLLKRYFGGESSEIASLLHGRKNFLDAGCGSGFSSLLLFGDHLASVRYLGVDISNAVDVAKQRFAERGLPAEFLQADLTNLPFRGPVFDVIFSEGVLHHTNSTENAVSYLAGLLRRGGMFLFYVYNKKGPVREFVDDYVRNHIRSMSDQEAWDALMPLTRLGAALGRLQVEVDVPEAVPFLGIPKGRIDIQRLFYWYVMKAYYRPDWTDEEMNHVNFDWYRPSNCWRQTPEEVTRWCAEAELRIRKMDVEDAGITVVAEKV